A region of the Chlamydia felis Fe/C-56 genome:
CACATCGCAATGAAACTCTTCGCGAACCTTAAGAGAATATTCAATAGCCTGCAAGCAAGCGGTAACATCCTCAGCGTTCACACGAAATACAGGAATGCCTAGCATCTTAGCAATATCTGTACAATATGGCGTAGAACGCGATTCCTTAGGCTGTGCGGTAAATCCTATATGGTTGTTTATAACAATATGCAGAGTTCCTCCGGTGGAATATCCTGGAATCTGACTTAATTGCAAAGTTTCGTAAACAACTCCTTGCCCTGAAAATGCTGCATCTCCATGAATGAGAAGTGCTAAACAAGAGTGGTCTTTTCCTGAATCTACTTGATGTTGTAAAGCAGCAACAACTCCCTCAACAACGGGATCAACAGCCTCTAGATGGCTAGGATTTGGCAACATAACAAATGTTATTTCCTTATCTGCTCTACTATGAGATCTAGAAACATATCCCTTGTGATACTTCACATCACCGACAGAGTCTAAACCTCGGGATTCGGGATTATCCTCAAACTCCATGAAAACTTGGGAGTAGGGCTTCCTTAGTACATTTGTTAAAACATTCAATCGGCCACGATGCGCCATTCCAAGAATATAATTCGTGACGTCAAGAGAAACACCATAATGAACAAGATGTTCAAGCATAGGGATTAAACTTTCTGCTCCTTCTAAGGAGAATCGTTTTTGCCCTGTAAACTTTATTTGCAGAAATTCTTCAAAGAATGTTGCCTTACACATATCTTGATAGACACGTAAAAGCTCTTCTGGGGATCGTTGAGGAGGCTTGCTCTCCATAAGCTTCCAGACATATTCTTGTAGTTGAGGAGAACACGTAAGAGTTTCAACAGAAATACTTCGGCAATAAAAGTTTTTTAATGCTTGGATCAAATCACATACAGGAACTTTAGGACGGGGAAGAACGCCTAAAGAAGGGACGGTTTCGTTAGGATCTATATTTTTAATTTTTTCCTGAATCAAAGAAGAAGGACGAACAGGAGATATAGGAGAAACGTGACTTTGTAGATATCCGTAATAACGGTAAATCATACAAAGAAACTGTGCTTTCTTTTCTTGCAAAGCAGCATAGGCTTCTTCGTTGCCAGAAGATGTTGAGCTAACTCCCTCCTGACCCAATTGATACCCTTCAAAAAAATACTTCCATGAAGAATCCAGGGTTTCATGATTTAGAAACCTTTGAAACATAGCTTCGATCCAGTCCATATCCGAAGAATGGACTTGTCCAGCAAACTCAGAATCCATATGATATTTGTTCTCGATAGATGCGATCTGAATTTCGTTTCATAGCAAATTTTTATTTTTCAAAAAAAACAATCTTTGTTTTTTTTCTATGGTTGAAAAAAAGCAAGGGATACATTACATCTTCTCTCTAGAATACAGGATGGTGCCCACTAGATGAAAAGTGAACGTCTAAAAAAACTCGAGTCTGAACTACGTGACCTAACCCAATGGATGCAACTGGGTTTAGTGCCAAAGAAAGAAATCGATAGACATAAAGAAGAAATGCGCTCTTTAGAAAACAAAATCCTTGAGGAGAAGGAGCGTTTACAACTACTAAAAGAAAGTGGCGAAGTTGAAGAATTCGTCACCCCAAGACGCAGCCCTGCAAAAACCGTCTATCCCGATGGACCAAGCATGTCAGATATGGAATTTGTTGAAGCAACAGAAACCGAAATTGATATTGATTCCGGGGAGACAGTAGAAATCGAGTTGCCCGATGAAGATCGAGAAGAGGGTGCTGTAGAAATCGACTATTCTAACGATGACGATGAAGATCCTTTTAGTGATCGGAATCGTTGGAGACGCGGGGGAATTGTTGATCCCGATGCTAATGAATGGTAAAACCCCTTTAGCTCTCTACATCCATTTTCCTTTTTGCTCAAAGAAATGCCACTATTGTAACTTTTATACGATTCCTTATAATCCGGAATCCGTGGGTTTGTATTGCAATGCAATTCTTCAAGAAGGATTGCATAAGTTGTCTACAATTACGGACTCGTATTTCATCGATACTGTATTTCTTGGTGGAGGAACCCCTTCATTAATTCCTCCCCATCATCTACATAATATCATTAAAATTCTTGCGCCTCATGCTCAAGAAATCACTCTAGAGGCTAATCCGGAAGATCTATCCGAATCCTATTTAAGAGATCTTACCCAGACTCCTATTAATAGGATTAGCATTGGAGTACAGACCTTTCATGATCCCCTTCTAAAAGCTATAGGAAGAATACATTCTTCATCAGCGTCTATAGACGCTGTACAGCGTTGCCACGAACACGAATATCACAATATCTCAATAGATCTTATTTACGGTCTCCCCACCCAGTCTTTGTCAGATTTTATTGCTGATCTTCATCAAGCTTTATCTCTCCCCATTACGCACCTCTCTCTTTATAACCTTACCTTGGATCCCCATACATCGTTTTATAAGCACCGACGGATTCTAGAACGTTCTATTGCTGACGATGACATACTTGCAGCTATGAGTCTCTCAGCTGAAGAGCTCCTCTCCTCTCATGGGTTTTCTCGTTATGAACTTGCCTCATACGCAAAATTTCAAGCACAATCAAAGCATAATCTCTATTACTGGACAGATAAGCCATTTTTAGGATTAGGAGTCTCTGCTTCACAATACTTCAATAAAATACGCTCGAAAAATCTCTCAAGAATCTCTCACTATCTACGCGCGCTGCGTAAAAACCTCCCTCTTCAAGAATTCACAGAATGCCTACCTGAAGAAGAACGTATTAAAGAAGCTTTAGCTCTAAGACTACGTCTTACTAATGGAGCCCGATGGAAAGATTTCCCTGCTCCACTCATGCAGGCTCTAGTTTCCCTTCCTCAAATTCAAGAACTCTTCGACCAAAACGATGAGTTTCTATTCTTAAACAAACAAGGCCGATTATTTCACGATACTATCGCTGAAGAAATCATGAATCTTTCTTTTTAATTTAATAAAACAAGAACAATTGTTATTAGTTTTTAAAAACAATTAATTGTTATTAAAATATGAAAGATAAAATCAATAATAAAGAAAACGAAGATTCAATATCAATTAATATGGGAAGCAGAGCACAGTTGAGAGCAACTCCTGACCCAGCTCTATTTACCTTAACAAAAACAGGGATCACATCAACGAAACCCATTAATATGAGCAACCAGAATATTACTGGTTTGGCAAATCCTCAAAAAGATTCTGACGCAGTGTCTTTGGATTACCTACAATCAAACTACGTATCAAAGACAGACCCCAATTCTGGATATCTACAAACAAAAGGTGGAACCATGTCTGGGGACATTAATATGGGTGGTCACTCAGTCACAAATATAACAATTCCAAATACAAATGGAGCCAACGGCACATTGGATCCATCATCTGCAGCGACTGTACAGTATGTTATGGATACAGCTGATAAGGTAACGAATAATCCCGAAATTAATAAAGCTTTGGAAAAAATCTCTGCGATATCTACAAAAGTCAGCACAATTGAAGCCGCTTTAGGAATAGTACAGGCCCAGGATCCAGTCCCACCCCCTACACAACCGTCCTCACCAACAACAAGAATCTCAATAAGCCCTGCAAGCTCCACTCAGATGATGAGAATTAGAAGATGCAACAAGACCAGCACTTCATCTCTGCGAACAGGAAACAATACAGCAACTCCCCCTCAAACTGATACTTCAACAGACCCTACACAAGAAGACACTTCACAATTTGTAAGAATTACAGGAAGCTCCATGTCAGGAGATTTAGACATGTCCCAACATACTGTGAAGAATATACGAACACCGGGAGATTCAGACACTAAAGATGCTGCAAATGTTGAGTACTTGCAATCTAAAATCACCACTCCACAAATTGGACTGTTAGGAAATACTATCAATACGACCACTACAGTTACCGATGATTTTGACTGGAAAAGCTCTTCGACAACACCTCCTGTCCCTCCAGCTCCTTCACCATCTCAGCCCATCACAACACTTACAGAACCTACACCCCATTTTCTAACTTCAACTACCACTACTACTACACCTACGACAAGCCCAACAACAACGCCCACGACCCCACAAAAAACTGATAATATGATTACAACTCCGGTAACGGACAAGTATTTAAAAATCGATGACTCTGATTCAAAAGTAATTAAAGTGCTTGCTCCGGGAATTACAACACTGTCTGTAACAGCTAATTGGGATGGAGATACAGCCGCTAATATCAGTGTAATATTAAATCCATCCACAACAAGAACTACGAACGGTAACACAACTACCGCAAATGATACTACGGTCTATAACGTGTTAGCATTGAAATCAGGACAAAACCTATTCTGTCAGATTCCTGTTACGCAACCTTCTGATCTCAAACTCAAATTCACTCCGCCAACAACAGGAGGCGGCAGTGGTGGTGGCACAGGAAACAACTCTCTTACAGTTACTTCATGGTCGTGGCAGGTCACACTACTTCCATCTATCTTCCCAACTACAACTAATCCGTAGTTTTATCTAAAATAAGGCTAAGTTTATTCTTAGCCTTATTCCATAATTTAATAAGCAGCCCCTATAAAAGATACGGTCCATGTACGTGTAGTAACTGCAGGAGACGAGGTAACATCGAAACTCAGTATGGTTGAAACAGATGCTTGAGAACCCTCAACAAAAATATAAGTGTTCCCTATCAATGTGGAATCTGACTTACCCTCTATTTTATAGCACTCTTTTTTCGCACCACCATTAGGCGTAAGAGATAGAGAACAACTAACATTTGCAGCTGCTAAAGCGGGATTCTTTATTAGAGAGAGAGTCTCACTCGGATATGAATCCCCTGATAAACGACAATATCCTGATGGGCTAATTCCTGGAGAAGTTACTGTTGATTGAGAGAAATCATAGATAAAAGAAACTAAATAAATACCTCTACGCAATAAAGTAACGCTACTATTATCTGTGGTTGTGATGTAGTTTTCAGAATTTCTAGACTTTTCATAATTCGGAGTCGAAGATCCATTAGACGTCTGTTTTAAACTAACAAATGGGATTTCCATTCCAGACCAGTTCGGATATAAGGAATTGTGTTGACTTATACCAGCAACAGTCTCCAACACGTCTTTTACAGCTAGGATTCTTTGAAGATTTTCTTTACCTGTACCAGTAGAAACAGCCCCTAAAGCTGCAGTCACTCTATTTTTTGTTGTACCGCCTGTTATTATAAGATTTTTAATCGTAGGATCCAGGTCTGTAGGCGCACTCTGCTCGCTTTTCTTAAATCCTAAATCTCCTTGCATGGAATTCCCCCCACCTCGTACTAACCATTTAGCATTTTGAGGGTTTTTAAGCGTCCCTTTATCTCCCTCTGGAGTTCCTAAGTCTTCTATGAGCTTATCCAAACCATTCGTTGAGACTAGATCATTTATACGATTAATAAGATCAGTTACGTTATTAGCCAGAGCACCAATATCTTCTGAAACCATTCCCACTGAAGCCATATCTGTAGAATTCACAGTAGAGGTTTTATATGATGTAGGCAAACCAACTACAGTAGACGATCCCCCCATATTGATATTACCAATCATTAAGCCACCGGCAGTCCTTAAAAAGGTCCCGGTTGTAGTGATATCTCCTTTTTGCAGGTAATCTTTGAGATCACTTTTTAAAGCAATACTCCCAGTAGATGGTGTGCCATTAGCATCCCTAACTATGTTTGCAATTCTTTGGCCAGAAACATTCCACGGTTGGTACATAGAGTTTTCGTTACTACCACAGGAAAATAGATTCTGATCAGTGGATGTAGTATCACGAGAATTTTGTGCTTTTACAGATTTAAAAAAATTTTTCATTTTTTAATTTATTAAAACTCATATTGATCAATTTCAAACAAACAAATAGAATAAAAAAATTTTTTTAAAAACAAAAACTAAATTAATAATAAAAATATCGACGGATTTACATAGGAAAAGCTAAGGTATATTGATTGAAAAACAAGGAGAATGTTGTGCCCCAACAAAGTATTATGTCGACGATAGCGAATTTAATCTTTTTTCTCTCACCATCCATACCTGTATTAATTTTCTATCGAATTTTGTTTAAAAATGAACCCTTAGCTCCTAAGAAGCACTTTAGAAAGTATAGGAATCTTTTATTCCTATGCGCTTTCATCATCATAGCTACGCCAATCTTATGGAACGTGATGTACGTCTTTGCCATGGCTTCTGGCAAAATAAGAATACGTAAAGTACCCTCTATGGATCCATCCTACATAAAATTGATGGGTATGCCGATTCTTGTTCTAGGCATTTGGTCTATGATAGAGCCATTCATTCTTTGTAAGAAAATGCGCGAGGTAAAAAACCACTACGCAAAGCTTGCTAAAGAAGCAGAAAAAGCAGAGAATCCAGTGCATGCTCCTGCTGTTGACGGGTGTTGCTCAAAAGGCTATTGCTGCAGCAATTCCCAGTCTTCAAACGTATAAGGAATGCGTATTAAGGAACCCTAATTTAAAGGTTACTATCCTCTGTCTAACTCTGAGATTATTTCGGAGTATGAAATAGAAAAATCACCGGTGTTTTTGTAATTTTCTGAGTTACCCTATCGAGATCCTTAGATTGCTTCCAAGCATCTACTGATCTTGTAGAAACAAACTCCTGATCACCGGTGAGATCTATACATACACACAAATCAGAGTACCCCGGTAAAAATGCTAATAACGCTTGGAAAGTATGAACATTACGGTAGGGTGTTTCGATACATACTTGCGTATTCTGTTTTCCGGAACTACTCTTTATACAGCGATCTCTATCTTTAGGATTTTGTGGAAGATACCCTAAAAAAGTAAAATTCTGCCCCGGTAATCCTGATAGCATCAAAGCTAAAGTTATAGAGCATGGCCCAGAAAATGCTTGGATAGGTAAATTAAGAGAGCGAGCACGCCGCACTAATCCAGCCCCAGGATCCGCAATACAAGGGAGACCGGCATCAGAAACCAATCCCCAATTTTCCTGTTTTTTTACAATAGGCTCAAGATAGAAATCCCAGGCTTTTATGGATCTATCATTTTTATTTAATACAGCTATGGGAAATTTATGTGTTTCCGGAACTTTCCATAAACTAAGAAAGGCCCGCCCACCACGATCACTTTCAGCAATTAAACCTTGAATCCTAGGGATAACCTCACCAATAGCCGCGGGTAGAAGATCTACGCGTCGATTACCTAAAGTATTTGGGAAAATATATAAAGTCATGAATGTGTCATCCTAATTAGCAAGGTTTCAACAGCTATTATAGGGTCTTGATCATTATTCTTAATAACACTCTCGGCATAAAATAAATGACTCAGGGCTTGATAAAGCCGTTCTTTCCCATAGGCAACAAAAAACCGATGCTTCCGATCTCCTACTTCTTCTTCCAGGCTACGCAATCCATACAAACACTGCCCACGAAGAAAAGCTATCAATCCCAGGGGATCTTCTCCTTGTTCATAAATCAAAGATTGAAGCAAAGCCTGACTTTCACTGGCATTCCTCTGAAGCACCGCATCGCGTAATTTCCATAAGGATACCTGCTCTTTTTTCACAACGAAACTTTCAATATCGCTATATTCTAGCGTTTGCTTTTTCCCCATGCAGCAGAGCAACTTATGAAACTCTCCGAGAAGATTATGCA
Encoded here:
- the hemW gene encoding radical SAM family heme chaperone HemW; this translates as MNGKTPLALYIHFPFCSKKCHYCNFYTIPYNPESVGLYCNAILQEGLHKLSTITDSYFIDTVFLGGGTPSLIPPHHLHNIIKILAPHAQEITLEANPEDLSESYLRDLTQTPINRISIGVQTFHDPLLKAIGRIHSSSASIDAVQRCHEHEYHNISIDLIYGLPTQSLSDFIADLHQALSLPITHLSLYNLTLDPHTSFYKHRRILERSIADDDILAAMSLSAEELLSSHGFSRYELASYAKFQAQSKHNLYYWTDKPFLGLGVSASQYFNKIRSKNLSRISHYLRALRKNLPLQEFTECLPEEERIKEALALRLRLTNGARWKDFPAPLMQALVSLPQIQELFDQNDEFLFLNKQGRLFHDTIAEEIMNLSF
- a CDS encoding SAM-dependent methyltransferase: MTLYIFPNTLGNRRVDLLPAAIGEVIPRIQGLIAESDRGGRAFLSLWKVPETHKFPIAVLNKNDRSIKAWDFYLEPIVKKQENWGLVSDAGLPCIADPGAGLVRRARSLNLPIQAFSGPCSITLALMLSGLPGQNFTFLGYLPQNPKDRDRCIKSSSGKQNTQVCIETPYRNVHTFQALLAFLPGYSDLCVCIDLTGDQEFVSTRSVDAWKQSKDLDRVTQKITKTPVIFLFHTPK